The genomic interval GTAACAGGAAAATCATTCGGTTATAAGCGAGTACATTTAAAAACCGTTATATAGCCAGGATTCAACGACCCGTACAACGATCGTTTGagttgaaataagaaaaatagtcTGTATAGATAGGGCAAAACGAATTACCGATAGAAATTTGAGGGAGAAGGGAGGGACGAGGCTAACgcgtgatgattttcttttttaataccCGTGAAAACATATATCTTTTTTATAGGTTGGATACATCTCAAGTGGTCACGCTAAAAGCCAAACAACCATATCATACgagaacgggggaaaaaaaattaataaataaatgaaaataatgaaatgaaataaaaaataagcgaGAAAATTCCTTACAGAGGTTGTTTATTAGATTCTGTGAGCCCGGTGATGAGGAAATACATACGATGAACATAAATATCAAACATGAATAGAGTTGCGTGAATAGTAGAGGTAATTAttactcttttctctctttctctttcttttcattattgttgttatttttgggTTAGGCTACTCTACTGGAGTCGTTCACAAAAAACAGAATACTAGATTAAAGTGGCCTCCAATCCCCCTCTTCTCCCTCCTCGATGGTAGGAACCCGGGGCAGTTTCAACATGAAGATATAATTAGTGGTTATTTTGACTAATGTTACGGTACTGAAAATTGCTCGGTAATTTGAGGCAATCTCGCCAATCGCCATTAATACAACCactgcattaaaaaaaaaaaaatgaaaaaacaaaaaaaatcttcactctttcctcttttcttttttttttctctctcttgcaGCAGCATGCCATACCTGCATTATATGCCGCAACTatcatgtataaaatttttcctcgtcgtttttgtttcaaatttatcatctttattattatttctctcgtAATTTTCTACATTCATTATATGTACAACAATATTCATACTTATTTCACCCTGATGCAGACAGAGTTTTTAATGCGTGCCGTTGTTATAATACCATGAGTCTTCAACACGCGCATAAAAGTGAAGCTGTAAATATAATGCGGGAAATTTGTTTTATATGCTGAGACACCTGCTAACAGCGGAGTCATCTTTTACGCCTTTTTTACATATGTAActatatgtgtaatatatatatatatatatatatatatatatatatatatatatatatatatatatatatatatatatatatatatatatatatatatatatatatatatatatatatatatgtatatgtatactgtatTTGTTGTGTAGatatccatatatacatatgtattagggtgtttaataaaaaaaaaaaaaattttctctcgatggtgtcgaaaagttgaaagtacatttaaaaacaagaattttgaCCCCCATTAGAGCCCTTAATATTGATGTTAAGGTTTGCCTCAATCCATTTGTAGTTTTCCCATTTGATTAAcacaggaaattttttttttcatttttccttgtttccattttcattttccaacatCCCAATAAGAGGTTTTATAGGAAATTTCACACTCTACAAAAAACATCTGAAGGTCAAGGTTCCTCCGATCAACCGTTCAAAAGATATCTGCGATCAAAAGTAACATCaagcaaaaatttcaaatattttccaataaaattgcgaaaaaaaatcatactttatatttatatcgtatCGTATTTATATAGATATCTTTTAAACGTTGATCGGAGGAACCTTGACCTTCAGACGTTTTTTTTAGAGCGTGAAATTTCCTATAAAACCTCTAATTGGGatgttggaaaatgaaaatggaaacaaggaaaaatgaaaaaaaaaatttcctgtgTTAATAAAATGGGAAAACTACAAATGGATTGAGGCAAACCTTAACATCAATATTAAGGGCTCTAATGGGGCTCAAAATTCTTGTTTTGAAATctactttcaacttttcgacaccatcaagaaaaaaaaaaaaaaatttcttgtttttcaaacaccctattatgtatatatcacttttttcttactcattttCCCGTACACGGGATTCGAATATCAAGAATATCAAACCATTCAAAATTGGTAATAATGAATCCCAAATTTACTAACCTGCTGCAtatactgctgctgctgtggaACTTGTTGCAtatgttgctgttgttgttggaTGTGACTCATAGGGGTACCCATCAATGCCTTAAAAATAATGACGTGATATTTAATATCAAATGTTGGGTATTCAAGCTGTGCTACGGGATATGAATGCGGAGCGTATTGTTATAATATTGTTGAGTTGATTATGCACGAACTTTGAGAGCTTTATAACCCAACGGCTTATCGTTaaaacagaagaaagaaatgactGAGGAGCACAGCAACAGAATATCCCAGAGGAAATATTTAGAACTGCtataaaatgattgaaaagaagaaaaaaagccagGTGAGAAATGTTGCAGTAATTCAGCAACTGCTCTAGTCTTATGTTATAAATGAAAGTTTTCTGGGGTAAGATTTTGCTTCCTTGAAACGAGGTGCAGAGCATCTctggttatatgtatacctttatACCTGCGTACAAAGGCTGAACACACCAATTTACGTTTAAATATAGAGCCGCATAACCGGTTACTACTCTTCGTCGTAGACGTCGTCGTTCTCAGGAGTGAAggataataagaataagaaataatagaaagacgagaaataaaaatgaagaggtagaaagggaaaaaaaagaaattttactgTTCAGCTGTTGACAAAGCGCGGGGTCAAATACGGAAGAGAAAACCGCATCGCGACGCGATACTtaagagtaataattttcatgatAAGTAAATTCTAGCTGAGCGTGGATACACAAAACGGTTCAGAGGTCGATAGCTGTGTGAAATAAATGTTACAgagtgaaaataagaagacAGAAACATTTGACAAACAAACTTCAGAGGAAAAGGGGatacgtacacataatatTCGATCAATCAACTGTGAATAGAACAAATATTTCACTATGAcaaattttctctattcttcTTTGAAGGTAAAGTTACCCATACTTGGAAATTCTTAAGTAAAGTTTacctgttgctgttgctgagGATTTCCCATAGCGGCTAGGTGGTGAGGTGATTTTTTAATGGCTTGcatttgctgctgctgttgctgctgctgttgctgttgttgttgttgttgttgctgttgttgttgttgctgttgttgttgttgctgttgctgctgctgttgttgctgttgttgttgctgctgttgctgctgctgatgttgttgttgtggtgAAGGAGGTTGTGGACTGTACCCTTGATAGGAAACATTGCTAGGACCTCCGTTACCCCCATAACCTCCATAACCTCCGTACTGAACAGGGGCAGGTTGTTGAGGCTGTTCTTGAGTTCCTTCGCCTGCGCCTTTGCTGACTAAAGATGCCCTGTACGCAGCAAGGGCtttcaaatattcttttttcgctgCTTCAGTCTTCTTCTTGTACACCTAGAATATGATAGTAAAATAATGGATATAAGTAAACAGCACATATTATAAAGTAAACAGGAAATGAACTGAGGgctcgtatttgaaaaaaattcattctctGGACTCGTTAAAACGTGTTATCGGTATATTGAACGTCTATGCATTAAATATCATTGAGAACAGATCAAACAATCCGACGAGTAAAGGAAATGTATGAGTTTtctaaaaaatcgaattgagCTGCCTCAAGTTTACTATCGATCGTAAGGATTAGAAAGGCGTTTCGTTCGAAGACTCGTCGCTTACAACTGACTTACCACACATCAAACATCATACCAGGCTCAAGGCCTGTATTCATGGTTGTATACGAAGGGGCGAAAATTGATTCGGAATATTACccaattggaaaaagaaagaagttgaatttgaaaaaaaaattgtaataaagTTCCTAGAACGCTTAACATATTCAATCCAGCTGGAACAACGCCTAGAcgctttcatttttaatatttctgtATGCATGATTTTGAATATACACAATAGttgaatgaattaaaatagTTCTCTTATGTTATATGCAATGTTGGAGAAacatgaagagaaaaaagttcgtTAAACATTATTCAGCTTTGTTGGACGATAAGTTACACTTCGTAAGAATAGCAAAGGAAAAATCAGAATTTGCGAGACCGACAAGAATCCTCTCGATCGATGTAAAGTGAATTCCCAGATCAATTGACGTCCAACAATATAGTAGAAGCCAAAGAAAGAAGTACTTTGCGATCAGCTAATGGTGTTACTCGAGATTGTTGAACCCGAGGTGCGATAGTGTAGACccaactatttttatttcgtttaagTTGTTGAAGAGCAATGCGATGTAAATTTGAGCGATGAACATCTTGTACTTCAGGCAAAACGAAACACGGACGAATAGTTGAACGTCAAATAGAACTAGATAATCCCAGTGATAATTCATCAACGTCAACCAGCTGATGAAAGTTTGTATGAACAACTTATTAGCCATCTCttgaaaaatagtaaaaatcaGTTCATCTGTCAAGCAAAAATGGTATCATTAACGAGAGCAATCGTCGTATCTAATCTCAGCCAACCGATCACTGAGTTTCATCGAGTTTAGACGTAAAAAAGGCTCTTGTGTTATTTGTacggtgaattttattcaaaatcttGCATCATAAATAACGTTATAAATAATGGGAGATGCTCGATAACACGTCTACCCCGACTCCGCTTCTAGATTTATCCCGCAGTATTTAATTCCGTGACGTTCGAGGGGATAGAAAGAATGgatatgtcttttttttcattattatttaaattcaCTCCCTTTTGTAAGTACGATCGGAACGCGTGATATATGAGACCTCATATTTTACCGGTCTAACAATACATCAGGTAATTCCATAGAATGGTAGGGAGTATATGCAGAATTAATTTCGGAAATCGTATACATTTAGCTGCTGCTACGGTATCAGTTCCacagcagaagaaaaaaatggataaaaaaagaactcgaATGTCAGCTGGATCAAGAGAGCGATCGTACATGTCacagtaggtaggtatacagatTGAAACCGTTTAGGGATTTCGGGGAATGTGAACGTAAAATGCATCATCGCGATTGTTGTCGATTCCTTATTGGTCACCATGAAGTTTAATGATACGACATAACAAGCAAGTCAAATGGCAAGTGAACTGACAGCGGGGGGTGGGGAGCAGAGAGTGAAGGTAGTTGGCTCGTGTACGTTGCCCAACTCGGACATCTGTATGTGCAGTCtgattattgaataaaaagcCTTTCTGCAATCTTAGCTTAGTGCTCATTCCTTCCGTCCATCTTATGCATCCTTCTGAATTCATCCCGCCATTGATCGATGGAATAATTAATCGCAATCGATTTTTGCAATTGAAGATTTTACATGAATACAATATTATTCGATTCGTTGGTGCGACTGGCTTCTACTGCATTTTGAGTAAATCCATTCCATATGGATACATTTTCACATAACTTTCTCTCCATGAGAAATCAATCATTTTACCCAACCCATTTCGCCAGTATTCATTGAGATCGGAGGTCTGATAATTCGCCGTGTTCATCTGCAAAGGTCCGATAAGCTTTGAGCAATATATTACCATAGTTTGCAGATTCGAGGGAGATACGGATCGTCGGATTTTCGATTCTGTTTGCAATAAATCGTCACGTAATGATAATCAGGTGATTATGTAAATTAGTTAACTGCAGATGCCAAATTTCGTGCACGTTATTCGTTATGCATGCACACCAACATTTGTTTTAACAcgaattgaataatattacaCACACAATAATTTCTTAAATTATCACTATTTCACGCGACATAGGTCTTTAGGATACATAAATTCGCTAGTTTTCAAATATCTggtttgataattatttccgTTTGCAGATAtccgattatttattattcattattattatcgccttaaaatttatttttctcatttattcgtttcatttttacagcCAATTATAAACTAGCTAACTTGAATATTATGGTACGAGTATAGGTATGAGTACAAatacatatctatacgtattaAGATAAGGTGGGTCTAATTATCAGGAAACATTCCATAAAACGATCGCGTGTTTAAAGGACATtaaggaaaataattaacgcgAGATAGTTATGGACTCAAGTTTCTGTAACGATCGTCTAGGAAAAACTTTACGTTCAATGAACACAAAACCTAACTCCAGTGAAAAccagaagaaaattatcaaggattttcttcatcattcCTTCGCATTGTCGTtgatatttctcattttcttttttcaatttgtaacATGAATCAAATGGATATACTCACGTCTTTGTGCTCGGTATCGAGGGCGTCCCACATTGATGCGACAATTTTCGAAACATCGCCAAAACTTGCGCTAGGATTTTGTCCTTTGATAGCCGCTTGAGTATCTCGGAAAAATAGAGCGTAAGCAGAAACCGGCCTGAAAGTAAAATTACCACTGTCAAATGCGATCTCTCCTTCCGTTACTTTTCGGTATTAAAACCACGTACGGTAATcacgattgaaaataaaatcccgAAAATGTTCTGGCGAAAGAAACCCAATTAATTACCAGGGGAGAACGAACACAGAAAACCATTTTGCTGATCGATTAGGGGTTCGTTTTCTCCCCTAGTTATGTTACCTTCAAAAGATGTGATGTACATAATAACGATCAAAATCAGTATATAACAGCCAGCAGATTTGTGCCGTGAATGTGAATGTATAACAATTAGTTGGTTGAACGTTCGTTGAACAAGGGTTTGCATTGTTTTCAGGCGAGAACAACGGAGGCTGGAATAATGTCTGAAGGGTTATATAAGGCAAGATTTATTAGTGGATAACAAAAACAACACAATGTTCCGTATACGTTATAACGCGACTATAATAATTCCGTTGCCTTTAACAACCGTATCGCTGATCTAACGTTAACTACCTAATCTAATCTAATCCCCTGTAATATTCCCATTTTAGTTGAGGTTAGAATATATACTCAAAGAATGTTCCGAATCTAAGAAATTCTCCAACTTACTTTTGTGGTTCATTCGGAtcactcttcttcttcttcttctttttctgccCCTTAGGTTTCTTTTGGGTTTTGGTAACAGCGTCGGTCCTTTCCGGTGATGATTGCTTTATGGCAGCCAtctggaaaacaaaaaaacagagaaagaaaaatgaaaagcgagTAATATTTCTTCATCAAATGTATGGTAATGCCGTCAAATAAAAAACACTTCACTTCATCTTATATGAGACTAGCTATCAACAAAGTGTGCAAGACATTGAGATATctatgataaaattatacataagTACAGAAAATACAATAAAGAAAGATGCGCAataatgaagataaaaatcagGCAATAATTTCAACTCGGTTGTAACGCCGGTATCTCTATAAACTTAACTGACGCTAAAATATCGGTCTCAATAAATCACGCAAGCTAATATTCCACGACTTTGCCTCGCGCTATTCGTCAGTCTCTTTCTCGCTCACACGTATTACAAATATCTGCCTAtacattcatatttatatatacctataaatacaaatatataggtacatatgtcATCATGTAATGTAAACCTTTGCAGAATAAAGCTTTTCTCTTCGTAAcaatgtatgtattatactatTAACACACACGCAACTGAATTCATGTACAAGACGAGAAAATTAAACTTTGAATGGAATCTATTGTAACTGGTAATAATCGCTTCATGCATATATAtggatacatatacatattttacatatttataatgtaGAGACAACTTTTCGGTACACAAAATATGCAtgctgtataaaatataaattatcagGAGTCTTACAATATCCAGGGAATATTTATCATTGCGCCTTGCATTCTATCCGAGCTAATTAAGAAGcgtattaaataaatgaagtgCGAGAAGAGAAACATCGgtagaaacgaatgaaaaatttaaacataaagattaaatttttttcgtatgtTTTTTATCCCTCTAAACACtgttaatgaaaaaagaacattgaATCCGTTTGGACAATTTTCgcatggaatatttttcagcaCGATTCGTAAAACATAAATagcattgtatgtatatacgtatgtagtacATAATCATAGCGGTATTCAATTCTGACAAATAGCGGAAATGGTTAACCT from Athalia rosae chromosome 1, iyAthRosa1.1, whole genome shotgun sequence carries:
- the LOC105690951 gene encoding TOX high mobility group box family member 3-like isoform X4, whose amino-acid sequence is MEAGYSMLSTDLDVCRMFDQFLYKRSDNLDLSLSVPQHHQNSYHNGYNMADQTFHTPSFGDEDFDIPAIHPHPHQQHQQQHHQQHDPMHGYQPQMMQGGGMQQSPDGMNLDPGGYQQPLYLQQEHAMQPINVSSAYSSPQGSYSTMSSPGQQHGSQQILLLQQHPHQQQQQQQQQQQQQHSQQQHQQVQQMQQHMQYMHPQQQQQLQQQQQQPMQYRSPTGGSPPALQPNGIPENVNTTTSEDSDDSTPHSAVMAAIKQSSPERTDAVTKTQKKPKGQKKKKKKKSDPNEPQKPVSAYALFFRDTQAAIKGQNPSASFGDVSKIVASMWDALDTEHKDVYKKKTEAAKKEYLKALAAYRASLVSKGAGEGTQEQPQQPAPVQYGGYGGYGGNGGPSNVSYQGYSPQPPSPQQQHQQQQQQQQQQQQQQQQQQQQQQQQQQQQQQQQQQQQQQQQQQQMQAIKKSPHHLAAMGNPQQQQQALMGTPMSHIQQQQQHMQQVPQQQQYMQQLHFYARVEDSWYYNNGTH